In a genomic window of Comamonadaceae bacterium OTU4NAUVB1:
- a CDS encoding NUDIX hydrolase produces MQAPKFCPACATPLEWIESTEDGGPKARLRCPACDYTHWNNPTPVLAAIVEYRGQVLLARNAAWPPKMFALITGFMEAGETPQEGIAREVKEETNLDASEVHLVGVYDFQRMNQVIIAYHVVADGEVRLSPELLDWRLHDLDDLKCWPAGTGHALADWLRSRGHEPVYFTAEENEERRRGLDPQPGEGDRPK; encoded by the coding sequence ATGCAAGCTCCCAAGTTCTGCCCGGCCTGCGCCACGCCGCTCGAATGGATCGAGTCGACGGAGGACGGCGGCCCCAAGGCCCGCCTGCGCTGCCCGGCCTGCGACTACACCCACTGGAACAATCCGACGCCGGTGCTCGCCGCCATCGTCGAATACAGGGGCCAGGTGCTGCTGGCGCGCAACGCGGCCTGGCCGCCGAAGATGTTCGCGCTGATCACCGGCTTCATGGAAGCCGGCGAGACGCCGCAGGAGGGCATCGCGCGCGAGGTCAAGGAGGAAACCAACCTCGACGCGAGCGAGGTGCATCTGGTGGGCGTCTACGATTTCCAGCGCATGAACCAGGTGATCATCGCCTACCACGTGGTGGCCGACGGCGAGGTGCGCCTGTCGCCCGAACTGCTGGACTGGCGGCTGCACGACCTGGACGACCTGAAATGCTGGCCGGCGGGCACCGGTCACGCGCTGGCCGACTGGCTGCGTTCGCGAGGCCACGAGCCGGTGTACTTCACCGCCGAGGAGAACGAGGAACGCCGTCGCGGCCTGGACCCGCAGCCCGGCGAAGGAGACCGACCGAAATGA